The Prinia subflava isolate CZ2003 ecotype Zambia chromosome 18, Cam_Psub_1.2, whole genome shotgun sequence genome has a window encoding:
- the NAAA gene encoding N-acylethanolamine-hydrolyzing acid amidase — protein sequence MLTALPSVGLYPLPSLLERLSSPWPGSGAGGECACSPVPWLPYPPPRLPRPRRGCRIPAVAALSAVSRGGAASGRALRRGKGGLPRGAAAAPRCAMGCGPCALLALLCGAAWAAGPLRCNVSLDSPAEQRWLPVLRHFEPAFLRAAVRRVIDESVPKWVHQVIQPIAAELELFMPQPFGGEIAGMCKALGINLGDGILLNFAYESTAFCTSIVAQDDKGRIYHGRNLDYDFVDILSKITLDVQFIKSGQVAYQGTTFLGYVGLWTGQSPHKFTISGDERDGGRWWENAIAAFLNRNYPVSWLVRDTLSEAKDFQSAVLRLAGIPIIAEVYYIVGGVSPKEGMVITRNRRGPADLWPLDPLGGAWFRVETNYDHWTTPPPFDDRRTAAIKALNATGQHNINFDTLFKVLSVKPVLNNNTVYTTVMSAALPDRYQTWMRTEE from the exons AtgctgacagctctgcccagcGTGGGTTTGTACCCTCTGCCCTCGTTGTTGGAGCGGCTTTCATCACCTTGGcccggcagcggggccgggggggaaTGTGCGTGTTCCCCGGTGCCGTGGCTGCCCTATCCCCCGCCGCGGCTGCCCCGTCCCCGCCGTGGCTGCCGTATCCCCGCCGTGGCTGCCCTATCCGCTGTCTCTCGGGGCGGTGCCGCCTCGGGGCGGGCCCTGCGGCGCGGGAAGGGCGGGCTGCCCaggggcgccgccgccgctccgcgctGCGCCATGGGCTGCGGGCCGTGCGCGCTGCTGGCGCTGCTGTGCGGGGCGGCGTGGGCGGCGGGCCCCCTGCGCTGCAACGTGAGCCTGGACAGCCCGGCCGAGCAGCGCTGGCTGCCCGTGCTGCGGCACTTCGAGCCCGCCTTCCTGCGCGCCGCCGTCCGCCGGGTCATCGA CGAGAGCGTCCCGAAATGGGTTCACCAGGTCATCCAGCCCATAGCAGCCGAACTGGAGCTTTTCATGCCGCAGCCTTTCGGGGGAGAGATTGCGGGGATGTGCAAAGCACTGGGAATAAATCTCGGAGATGGAATCCTGCTGAACTTCGCCTACGAATCCACTGC GTTCTGTACCAGCATTGTTGCTCAGGATGACAAAGGACGCATTTACCATGGTCGGAACCTGGATTACGATTTTGTCGATATATTGAGCAAGATCACGCTGGATGTGCAGTTTATAAAGAGTGGACAG GTTGCGTACCAAGGCACCACATTTCTTGGTTACGTAGGCTTATGGACTGGGCAAAGTCCACACAAGTTCACCATCTCCGGAGATGAACGAG atgGTGGTAGATGGTGGGAAAATGCTATAGCTGCTTTCCTCAATAGGAATTACCCTGTCAGCTGGCTTGTGCGAGAT ACTCTGAGCGAAGCAAAGGACTTCCAGTCTGCTGTTCTCAGACTGGCTGGCATTCCCATTATTGCTGAAGTTTACTATATTGTGGGAGGCGTCTCACCCAAAGAAGGCATGGTCATAACGAGGAATAGAAGAGGGCCAGCAGATCTCTGGCCTCTCGATCCCTTAGGTGGAGC GTGGTTTCGTGTGGAGACAAATTATGATCACTGGACTACCCCTCCTCCTTTTGATGATCGCAG AACTGCAGCCATCAAAGCTCTCAATGCTACTGGACAGCACAACATCAACTTTGATACACTCTTCAAG GTGTTGTCAGTGAAGCCAGTCTTAAACAA